Proteins from a genomic interval of Pseudomonas asplenii:
- a CDS encoding ParD-like family protein, translating to MGIVKISDQLHEQIRMASAAMDRSINAQAEFWIKLGLLAELNPQLGYNDLVNRLLLNKDDLIRGRS from the coding sequence ATGGGTATCGTCAAGATCTCCGATCAACTGCATGAGCAGATCCGCATGGCCAGCGCCGCCATGGACCGCTCGATCAACGCCCAGGCCGAGTTCTGGATCAAGCTCGGCCTGCTGGCCGAACTGAACCCGCAACTGGGCTACAACGACCTGGTCAATCGCCTGCTGCTGAACAAGGATGATCTGATCCGGGGGCGCAGCTGA
- the ilvA gene encoding threonine ammonia-lyase, biosynthetic, which produces MNTDTARQACDPDTELLGRYVRKILSAPVYHQAICTPLQQAPALSEVLGNQVLLKREDLQPTFSFKIRGAYNKLVQLSEAQRNCGVITASAGNHAQGVALAARTLGIKATIVMPTSTPELKVQGVRSRAATAVLHGESFPFALAHALALAQEQGATFVSPFDDPDVIAGQGTVAMELLNQHPGPLDAIFVPVGGGGLIAGIAAYVKYLRPQVRIIGVESEHSNCLQMALLAGERVVLPQVGTFADGVAVAQIGAYGFEICRRHVDEVITVSNDELCAAIRDIYDDTRSITEPSGALAVAGIKKYVALGAVKGQTLVAINSGANINFDSLRHVVERAALVRPQAVPA; this is translated from the coding sequence ATGAATACCGATACCGCCCGCCAAGCCTGTGACCCCGATACCGAACTGTTGGGCCGCTATGTGCGCAAGATCCTTTCGGCCCCGGTCTACCATCAGGCGATTTGTACGCCATTACAGCAAGCTCCGGCCTTGTCCGAAGTATTGGGTAATCAGGTGCTGCTCAAGCGTGAAGACCTGCAGCCGACGTTTTCCTTCAAGATCCGTGGCGCCTACAACAAGCTGGTGCAACTGAGCGAAGCCCAGCGCAACTGCGGCGTGATCACCGCTTCGGCGGGCAATCATGCCCAGGGCGTGGCCCTGGCGGCGCGCACCCTGGGGATCAAGGCGACAATCGTCATGCCCACCAGCACGCCGGAACTGAAGGTGCAGGGCGTACGCAGTCGCGCCGCCACCGCCGTACTGCATGGCGAGAGTTTCCCTTTCGCTCTGGCGCATGCCCTGGCTCTGGCGCAGGAGCAGGGCGCTACCTTCGTCTCGCCCTTCGATGATCCTGACGTGATCGCCGGCCAGGGTACGGTGGCGATGGAGCTGCTCAACCAGCATCCAGGGCCCTTGGATGCGATCTTCGTGCCGGTCGGTGGCGGCGGGCTGATCGCCGGAATCGCCGCCTACGTCAAATACCTGCGGCCGCAGGTGCGGATCATCGGCGTCGAGTCGGAACATTCCAACTGCTTGCAGATGGCCTTGCTGGCCGGCGAGCGGGTGGTGCTGCCCCAGGTTGGAACCTTCGCCGACGGGGTCGCGGTGGCGCAGATCGGCGCCTATGGCTTCGAGATCTGTCGGCGGCATGTCGATGAGGTGATCACCGTCAGCAACGACGAACTGTGCGCGGCCATTCGCGATATCTACGACGACACCCGCTCGATCACCGAACCGTCGGGTGCATTGGCAGTGGCGGGGATCAAGAAGTACGTGGCGCTGGGTGCGGTCAAGGGGCAGACACTGGTGGCGATCAACTCCGGTGCCAACATCAACTTCGACAGCCTGCGTCACGTCGTCGAACGTGCGGCCCTGGTCAGGCCGCAGGCGGTTCCCGCATGA
- the eco gene encoding serine protease inhibitor ecotin — MNSTTLAATLLLAMTTAAGAVAADKSDLAPFPKAQDGFTRTVIRVPKMTKDSDHRVEIIAGKVMPVDCNQKRLSGNLDEKNLEGWSYSYYRLESVSGPVSTLMACPPGTKPKKDFVPVVGTGYMLRYNSKLPLVIYAPDDVQIRYRIWTPSKLIKKAVSE; from the coding sequence ATGAATTCGACGACTCTCGCCGCCACACTCCTGCTGGCCATGACCACTGCCGCCGGTGCGGTCGCCGCCGACAAATCGGACCTGGCGCCCTTCCCCAAGGCGCAGGACGGCTTCACCCGCACGGTGATCCGCGTACCGAAGATGACCAAGGACTCCGATCACCGGGTCGAAATCATCGCTGGCAAGGTCATGCCCGTTGATTGCAACCAGAAACGTCTGAGCGGCAACCTCGACGAGAAAAACCTGGAAGGCTGGAGCTATTCCTACTATCGCCTGGAAAGCGTCAGCGGCCCGGTTTCCACTCTGATGGCCTGCCCACCCGGCACCAAGCCGAAGAAGGACTTCGTCCCGGTCGTCGGCACCGGCTACATGCTGCGCTACAACAGCAAACTGCCGCTGGTGATCTACGCTCCGGACGACGTGCAGATCCGTTATCGGATCTGGACCCCATCCAAGCTGATCAAGAAAGCCGTCAGCGAGTAA
- a CDS encoding DUF1652 domain-containing protein: MLSLSSLELRNIIESSFLPTRCQCSVGADESLTVRVFDRKSERVDLLVTGIRASKLDSSRAISELIAKLRHDLVQGQGASHDQVRARAF, encoded by the coding sequence ATGCTATCGCTATCGTCGCTGGAATTACGCAATATCATCGAAAGCAGTTTTCTGCCCACGCGCTGCCAGTGCAGCGTCGGGGCGGATGAGTCCCTCACCGTCAGGGTGTTCGACAGGAAGTCCGAGCGGGTGGACCTGCTGGTCACCGGCATCCGAGCTTCGAAGCTCGACAGTAGCCGGGCCATTTCCGAACTGATCGCCAAGCTTCGTCATGACCTGGTACAGGGGCAAGGCGCCAGCCATGACCAGGTGCGGGCGCGGGCGTTTTGA
- the pgm gene encoding phosphoglucomutase (alpha-D-glucose-1,6-bisphosphate-dependent), protein MTLSPFAGKPAPAQLLVDIPRLVSAYYTGQPDATISTQRVAFGTSGHRGSSFELSFNEWHVLAISQAICLYRQAQGIDGPLFVGIDTHALSTPAGASALEVFAANGVETMIAEGDEYTPTPAISHAIICYNRGRTSGLADGVVITPSHNPPESGGFKYNPPNGGPADTHITKWIEAKANELLGNQLAGVKRISYERALKAATTHRHDYLNRYVADLASVIDMEAIRSANLRLGVDPLGGAGVRYWSAIADHYKLNLEVVNTQVDPTFRFMSVDWDGKIRMDPSSSHAMQGLIGLKERFDVAFACDPDHDRHGIVTPSGGLLAPNNYLAVSIDYLFQNRPQWRADAAVGKTVVSSGLIDRVAARLGRRLYEVPVGFKWFADGLFDGSLGFGGEESAGASFLRKDGSVWSTDKDGLIPGLLAAEMTSRTGRDPSQIFRGLTDELGEPFSVRVDAAATPAQKALLGKLSPQQVSSTQLAGEAIQQVLSHAPGNEQAIGGLKVMTANGWFAARPSGTEDIYKIYAESFIGADHLQRLVEEAQVLVDGAISPA, encoded by the coding sequence ATGACACTCAGTCCTTTTGCGGGCAAACCGGCACCGGCACAGTTGCTGGTAGATATCCCGCGACTGGTATCGGCCTATTACACCGGCCAACCCGATGCGACGATCTCCACCCAGCGTGTCGCCTTCGGTACGTCGGGACATCGGGGTAGTTCCTTCGAACTGAGTTTCAACGAGTGGCATGTTCTGGCCATCAGCCAGGCCATCTGCCTGTACCGCCAGGCCCAGGGCATCGACGGCCCGTTGTTCGTCGGCATCGATACCCATGCGTTGTCCACTCCGGCCGGTGCCAGTGCCCTGGAAGTATTCGCCGCCAACGGCGTGGAAACCATGATCGCCGAGGGTGACGAGTACACGCCAACGCCGGCGATATCCCATGCCATCATCTGCTACAACCGGGGTCGTACCAGCGGCCTGGCGGACGGCGTGGTGATCACCCCGTCGCACAACCCGCCGGAAAGTGGCGGTTTCAAATACAACCCGCCCAATGGCGGTCCGGCCGATACCCATATCACCAAGTGGATCGAGGCCAAGGCCAACGAACTGCTGGGCAACCAGTTGGCCGGGGTGAAACGCATCAGCTACGAGCGTGCACTCAAGGCTGCAACTACCCACCGGCATGACTACCTCAACCGCTATGTCGCCGACCTGGCTAGCGTCATCGACATGGAGGCCATCCGCAGCGCCAACCTGCGCCTGGGCGTCGATCCACTGGGCGGTGCCGGTGTGCGCTACTGGTCGGCGATCGCCGATCACTACAAGCTGAACCTGGAAGTGGTGAACACCCAGGTCGATCCGACATTCCGTTTCATGAGCGTCGACTGGGACGGCAAGATCCGCATGGATCCATCTTCCAGCCATGCCATGCAGGGCCTGATCGGCTTGAAGGAACGCTTCGACGTGGCCTTCGCCTGCGACCCCGACCATGACCGCCATGGCATCGTTACCCCGTCCGGTGGTCTGCTGGCGCCGAACAACTATCTGGCGGTGTCCATCGACTACCTGTTCCAGAACCGTCCGCAATGGCGCGCCGATGCGGCTGTCGGCAAGACCGTGGTCAGCAGCGGCCTGATCGATCGTGTGGCGGCACGCCTGGGTCGCCGGTTGTACGAAGTGCCGGTGGGCTTCAAGTGGTTCGCCGATGGCCTGTTCGATGGCTCCCTGGGTTTTGGGGGGGAGGAGAGTGCCGGTGCGTCGTTCCTGCGCAAGGACGGCAGCGTCTGGTCCACCGACAAGGACGGCCTGATTCCGGGGCTGCTGGCGGCGGAGATGACTTCGCGTACCGGTCGTGATCCGAGCCAGATCTTCCGTGGTCTGACCGACGAGTTGGGCGAGCCGTTCTCCGTGCGGGTCGATGCCGCTGCCACGCCGGCGCAGAAAGCGCTGCTGGGCAAGCTGTCGCCCCAGCAGGTGAGTTCGACGCAACTGGCGGGAGAGGCGATCCAGCAGGTCCTCAGCCACGCGCCGGGCAACGAACAGGCGATCGGCGGCTTGAAGGTCATGACCGCAAATGGCTGGTTCGCTGCGCGCCCATCGGGCACCGAGGACATCTACAAGATCTACGCCGAGAGCTTCATCGGCGCCGATCACCTCCAGCGCCTGGTGGAAGAAGCCCAGGTACTGGTGGACGGAGCGATTTCCCCGGCTTGA
- a CDS encoding pirin family protein yields the protein MLQLRPFNSLGGAHHGWLDAHHHFSFAEYYDPQRMHWGNLRVWNDDVIAPGTGFPKHPHRDMEIITYVREGAISHEDNLGNKGRTEAGDVQVMSAGTGIAHSEYNLEATPTRIFQIWIIPEQAGAAPSWGTRPFPKGERGEGFVTLASGKAGDEHSLQIRANARLVAANLKAGESAEYHLGSDRRAYLVPASGVIEVNGLRAEARDGVAVEKEEVLRVTAVQDSEIILVDVA from the coding sequence ATGCTGCAACTTCGACCCTTCAACAGCCTGGGCGGCGCTCATCATGGCTGGCTGGACGCTCACCACCACTTTTCGTTCGCCGAGTACTACGATCCGCAACGCATGCACTGGGGCAACCTGCGAGTCTGGAACGATGACGTGATCGCCCCTGGCACCGGTTTCCCGAAACACCCGCATCGGGACATGGAGATCATCACCTATGTGCGCGAAGGGGCGATCAGCCATGAGGACAATCTGGGCAATAAAGGTCGTACCGAGGCCGGCGATGTGCAGGTGATGAGCGCAGGCACCGGGATCGCCCACAGCGAGTACAACCTGGAAGCGACGCCGACCAGGATCTTTCAGATCTGGATCATTCCGGAACAGGCCGGTGCCGCGCCTTCCTGGGGTACCCGACCGTTTCCCAAAGGGGAACGTGGCGAAGGCTTCGTGACCCTGGCCAGCGGCAAGGCTGGCGATGAACACAGCCTGCAGATTCGCGCCAATGCCCGATTGGTGGCGGCCAACCTGAAGGCTGGCGAAAGTGCCGAATATCACCTGGGCAGCGACCGCCGGGCTTATCTGGTGCCAGCCAGCGGAGTGATCGAGGTCAACGGCCTGCGGGCCGAGGCACGCGATGGTGTGGCCGTTGAGAAAGAAGAGGTGTTGCGGGTCACTGCCGTACAGGACAGCGAGATCATTCTGGTGGATGTGGCTTGA
- a CDS encoding UvrD-helicase domain-containing protein, translated as MSQYDPEPPAELSSLAQLPLFKRLMARLLGGGLSRLRAQHVASWLQGQADGFRSGHSAGVEYGYREGHAEGLEEGRQVLLIRDTRPVEHRAPGVDDNLFDDWRLPLGADLKKRIKADVARLLPAHAQPSAAQWKMIFSDTPSTSVIAGAGAGKSTSLVLRILLLTHYLGFELDSLTVVTFTRESCKDFIAKLIEIFALWGRPLGLREAREVVRTFHSRILPMVRGLPGFAQLQAFENLGARSVGDDDGGDSNPFDLRINDAQRQQLNACYHRLHRDNPRFRELLTPLYKHALQLKELEQDHPDVQKRMAVTELASRRDEELCDTIEDLWFRAGAWPIQGIEPNREALEINGSPFHCHGYIPELDAWVVLGFDPRENPQISRPGSRLSVRAEWAVKRTLFQAFCRKPLIWLDSYESAKRVLSSLGGDATAGPGFDYRVKGELASAPLLDCFVMAAGFIENLGLDVSVAVGQMSFAKDDPDRFFFEALSLFWKALEAHLLAQSPPIMSYNRMFSLFGENNPENQALLSDELLRPLSHLMIDEFQDVSPQIVSWLRASLREIRRRGPALHVGRGAQHSSLLCVGDDWQSIYGWRGSSPQYFMEFGKEFASPSTTRVMLSENFRSHQHIIDAAEHIVRAAPAIAGKKAKAAGEPKELLPVNILDRDDEALGKRLAEHYRQGDSVLMLFRKSIDKLLIEKYIQPVINVDSSLPFEQRRLKLLTYHSAKGLQADAVFLLGDCLHLTRSPYKNQVYRMAGLGKDGDAEPYDSAQKDEILRLAYVGITRAVKHCYWYLEGVDAQAANAPKASDRIATGKAFFADLRTK; from the coding sequence GTGTCGCAATACGACCCCGAACCGCCTGCCGAACTTTCCTCCCTGGCACAGTTGCCACTGTTCAAGCGGCTGATGGCCCGCCTGCTGGGCGGTGGCCTGAGTCGTTTGCGCGCGCAGCATGTGGCCTCCTGGCTGCAAGGCCAGGCGGATGGTTTTCGCAGCGGTCACAGTGCCGGCGTGGAGTACGGCTACCGTGAAGGGCACGCCGAAGGCCTGGAGGAAGGTCGCCAGGTCCTGCTGATCCGCGATACCCGCCCGGTGGAGCACCGGGCTCCCGGGGTCGATGACAACCTGTTCGATGACTGGCGTCTGCCGTTGGGCGCTGACCTCAAGAAGCGCATCAAGGCCGACGTCGCCCGATTGTTGCCCGCCCATGCGCAGCCGAGCGCGGCGCAGTGGAAAATGATCTTCAGTGATACCCCTTCAACGTCGGTGATCGCCGGGGCCGGTGCAGGCAAGTCCACTTCGCTGGTGCTGCGCATCCTGTTGCTGACCCATTACCTGGGTTTTGAACTCGACTCGCTGACCGTCGTGACCTTTACCCGTGAGTCGTGCAAGGACTTCATCGCCAAGCTGATCGAGATTTTTGCCTTGTGGGGGCGTCCGCTCGGCCTGCGCGAAGCCAGGGAGGTGGTCCGGACCTTCCACTCGCGCATTCTGCCGATGGTTCGGGGACTGCCGGGTTTTGCCCAGTTGCAGGCGTTCGAGAACCTTGGCGCCCGGAGCGTGGGTGACGATGACGGAGGTGACAGCAACCCCTTCGATCTGCGGATCAACGATGCCCAGCGTCAGCAGCTCAACGCCTGCTACCACCGTCTGCACCGCGACAATCCGCGTTTTCGCGAGCTCCTCACGCCGCTGTACAAGCATGCCCTGCAACTCAAGGAGCTGGAGCAGGATCACCCGGATGTGCAGAAGCGCATGGCTGTGACCGAGCTGGCCTCGCGGCGTGACGAGGAGCTGTGCGACACCATTGAAGACCTGTGGTTTCGCGCCGGCGCCTGGCCGATCCAGGGTATCGAGCCGAACCGCGAGGCGCTGGAGATCAACGGCTCGCCATTTCATTGCCATGGTTACATCCCCGAGCTGGACGCCTGGGTGGTCCTGGGCTTCGATCCGCGTGAGAATCCGCAGATCAGCCGACCGGGCTCACGTCTTTCGGTGCGGGCGGAGTGGGCGGTAAAGCGCACACTGTTTCAAGCTTTCTGTCGTAAACCATTGATATGGCTTGATAGTTATGAGTCGGCGAAGCGGGTTTTATCTTCCCTTGGAGGTGACGCCACGGCGGGTCCGGGGTTTGATTATCGGGTCAAGGGTGAACTCGCCTCGGCGCCATTGCTCGACTGTTTTGTCATGGCGGCCGGGTTCATCGAGAACCTTGGTCTCGATGTCAGTGTGGCCGTTGGCCAGATGAGTTTCGCCAAGGACGATCCGGACCGGTTCTTCTTTGAGGCCCTGAGCCTGTTCTGGAAGGCGCTGGAAGCGCACCTGTTGGCGCAGTCACCGCCGATCATGAGCTACAACCGGATGTTCTCGCTGTTCGGCGAAAACAACCCGGAAAACCAGGCGCTGCTCAGCGACGAGTTGCTGCGGCCGCTCTCGCATCTGATGATCGACGAATTCCAGGATGTTTCACCGCAGATTGTCTCCTGGTTGCGCGCCAGCCTGCGCGAGATCCGGCGTCGTGGCCCGGCCCTGCATGTCGGTCGTGGTGCCCAGCATTCTTCGCTGCTGTGCGTGGGTGATGACTGGCAGTCGATCTACGGCTGGCGCGGCAGTTCGCCCCAGTACTTCATGGAGTTCGGCAAGGAGTTTGCGTCGCCATCGACCACCCGGGTGATGCTCAGTGAAAATTTCCGCAGCCACCAGCACATCATCGATGCCGCCGAGCACATTGTGCGCGCCGCACCAGCCATCGCCGGGAAGAAAGCCAAGGCTGCCGGTGAACCGAAGGAGCTGCTGCCGGTGAACATTCTGGATCGGGATGACGAGGCGTTGGGCAAGCGCCTGGCGGAGCACTATCGACAGGGCGATAGCGTGTTAATGCTTTTTCGAAAAAGTATCGATAAGTTATTGATTGAAAAATATATTCAGCCTGTAATTAATGTTGATTCTAGCTTGCCGTTCGAACAGCGGCGGCTCAAGCTACTGACGTATCACAGCGCCAAGGGCTTGCAGGCCGATGCGGTGTTCCTGTTGGGTGACTGTCTGCACCTGACGCGCTCTCCCTACAAGAACCAGGTCTACCGGATGGCCGGGCTGGGCAAGGATGGTGATGCCGAGCCTTACGACAGCGCGCAGAAGGACGAGATTCTGCGCCTGGCCTATGTCGGGATCACCCGGGCGGTGAAGCACTGCTACTGGTACCTGGAGGGGGTGGATGCCCAGGCAGCCAATGCGCCCAAGGCATCTGACCGAATTGCCACGGGCAAGGCATTTTTTGCTGATTTACGGACGAAGTGA
- a CDS encoding DUF1652 domain-containing protein — MTQVGTMSTFFSKVTFPNACQLMRWHFHPLGFEASMDAPRSMIARLFDRASGETLIAIAGIPCATVMNAADVERIIEAIEAELESFVPPQNLQILA, encoded by the coding sequence ATGACACAGGTGGGCACCATGAGCACATTTTTCAGCAAGGTCACGTTTCCCAATGCCTGCCAATTGATGCGCTGGCATTTCCATCCGTTGGGTTTCGAAGCCAGCATGGATGCTCCGCGCAGCATGATTGCCCGGTTATTCGACCGAGCCAGCGGCGAGACGTTGATCGCCATTGCCGGCATCCCCTGTGCGACGGTGATGAATGCGGCCGATGTGGAGCGCATCATCGAAGCGATCGAAGCCGAACTGGAGTCCTTCGTGCCACCCCAGAACCTGCAGATACTGGCCTGA
- a CDS encoding methyl-accepting chemotaxis protein, whose protein sequence is MQGNLRKTIEQISGSATQLASAAEELSAVTEEASRGLQQQNNEIEQAATAVNEMTSAVEEVARNAVSTSEASEQSNQAARAGRDRVVETVEAIQAMTHDVQGTSALMEGLATQGRDIGQVLDVIRAIAEQTNLLALNAAIEAARAGEAGRGFAVVADEVRALAHRTQQSTREIEKMVAGIQNGTGEAVQSMQQSNQRTQDTLERARAAGVALEQITQSINLINERNLVIASASEEQAQVSREVDRNLVNIRDLASQSADGANQTSVASHELSRLAVDLSALVARFVI, encoded by the coding sequence ATGCAAGGCAACCTGCGCAAGACCATCGAGCAGATTTCCGGTTCGGCCACGCAGTTGGCCTCGGCGGCGGAGGAACTCAGCGCCGTGACCGAAGAAGCCTCGCGGGGCCTGCAGCAGCAGAACAACGAGATCGAGCAGGCCGCCACTGCCGTCAACGAAATGACCAGCGCCGTGGAAGAGGTCGCGCGCAACGCGGTTTCGACTTCCGAGGCGTCCGAGCAATCCAATCAGGCCGCTCGCGCGGGACGTGACCGGGTGGTGGAAACCGTCGAGGCGATCCAGGCCATGACCCACGATGTGCAGGGCACGTCGGCGTTGATGGAAGGCCTGGCGACTCAGGGACGGGATATCGGTCAGGTGCTGGATGTGATCCGGGCGATTGCCGAGCAGACCAACCTGCTCGCGCTCAATGCCGCCATTGAAGCGGCCCGGGCTGGCGAAGCCGGGCGTGGTTTCGCGGTGGTGGCCGATGAAGTACGGGCCCTGGCCCACCGGACCCAGCAGTCGACCCGCGAAATCGAAAAAATGGTGGCGGGTATCCAGAATGGCACCGGCGAAGCCGTGCAGTCGATGCAGCAGAGCAACCAGCGCACCCAGGACACCCTGGAGCGCGCCCGCGCGGCGGGTGTGGCGCTGGAGCAGATCACCCAATCGATCAACCTGATCAACGAGCGCAACCTGGTGATCGCCAGTGCCTCGGAAGAGCAGGCGCAGGTGTCCCGTGAGGTCGACCGTAACCTGGTGAACATCCGCGACCTGGCCTCGCAGTCGGCCGACGGGGCGAACCAGACCAGCGTCGCGAGCCACGAATTGTCGCGCCTGGCGGTGGACCTCAGCGCACTGGTCGCCCGTTTCGTTATTTAG
- a CDS encoding creatininase family protein, with translation MLLHLSTWAEIGQFLERSRTIVVPIGSNEQHGPTGLLGTDWMCPQIIAYEAEKNADILIAPTFNIGMAQHHLAFPGTISLRPSTFIAAIGDWVRSLAGHGFEKILFLNGHGGNIASIEAAFSELYAEASFAKRHAGYALKLCNWWDLEGVGELAREQFPTGHGSHATPSEIAVTQWAYPESIKSADYSPQIGNTGPIREALDFRARFPDGRMGSDPALASVEKGGELVRLAARGLVREVEAFSREALPK, from the coding sequence ATGCTCCTGCACCTGTCGACCTGGGCCGAGATCGGCCAGTTTCTCGAACGCAGCCGTACTATCGTCGTGCCCATCGGCTCCAACGAGCAGCACGGTCCCACCGGCCTCTTGGGAACCGACTGGATGTGTCCGCAAATCATTGCCTACGAGGCCGAGAAAAACGCCGATATCCTGATCGCGCCGACCTTCAACATCGGCATGGCCCAACACCACCTGGCGTTTCCCGGCACCATCTCGCTGCGACCGTCGACCTTCATCGCCGCCATTGGCGACTGGGTCCGCTCACTGGCCGGCCATGGCTTCGAGAAAATCCTCTTTCTCAACGGCCACGGCGGCAATATCGCTTCGATCGAAGCAGCCTTTTCCGAGTTGTATGCCGAAGCGAGCTTCGCCAAGCGCCACGCCGGCTACGCCCTGAAGCTGTGCAACTGGTGGGATCTGGAAGGTGTCGGTGAACTGGCCCGCGAGCAGTTCCCGACCGGGCACGGCAGCCATGCCACGCCGTCTGAGATCGCGGTGACGCAATGGGCTTATCCGGAATCGATCAAGTCAGCCGATTACTCGCCGCAGATCGGCAACACCGGTCCGATCCGCGAAGCGCTCGACTTTCGGGCACGCTTCCCGGATGGCCGCATGGGCTCCGATCCGGCCCTGGCCAGTGTGGAAAAAGGCGGCGAGCTGGTGCGCCTGGCCGCGCGAGGCCTGGTACGGGAAGTGGAAGCGTTCAGCCGCGAAGCACTTCCCAAATAG
- a CDS encoding bile acid:sodium symporter family protein encodes MTRPRFLPDNFTLTLIGVVTLASLLPASGQVAVGFGWLTNIAIALLFFLHGAKLSRESIIAGAGHWRLHLLVFGLTFVLFPLLGLALKPLLSPLIGDQLYMGMLYLCALPATVQSAIAFTSLARGNVPAAICSAAASSLFGIFLTPLLVTLLLNVHGDGGSTIDAIVKISIQLLLPFIAGQIARRWIGAWVGRNKSWLKFVDQGSILLVVYSAFSEAVNEGIWHQIPLKDLAGLVVVCSVVLALVLLASTLLGKAFGFDQEDRITILFCGSKKSLATGVPMAQVLFAGSTIGVLILPLMLFHQIQLMVCAVLAQRYAKRPESVAQLMGQVDP; translated from the coding sequence ATGACCCGTCCTCGTTTCCTCCCCGACAACTTCACCCTGACCCTGATCGGCGTGGTGACCCTTGCCAGCCTCCTGCCCGCCAGTGGTCAGGTGGCGGTTGGCTTCGGTTGGCTGACCAACATCGCCATCGCCCTGCTGTTCTTCCTCCACGGTGCCAAGCTCTCCCGTGAGTCGATCATCGCCGGGGCCGGCCACTGGCGCCTGCACCTGCTGGTCTTCGGACTGACCTTCGTGCTGTTTCCACTGCTGGGCCTGGCGCTCAAGCCGCTGCTCTCGCCGCTGATTGGCGATCAGTTGTACATGGGCATGCTCTACCTCTGCGCCCTGCCCGCCACGGTGCAATCGGCGATCGCCTTCACCTCCCTGGCCCGGGGTAACGTCCCGGCGGCCATTTGCAGCGCCGCCGCGTCCAGCCTGTTCGGCATCTTCCTCACGCCGCTGCTGGTGACCCTGCTGCTGAACGTGCATGGCGACGGTGGCTCAACCATCGACGCCATCGTGAAGATCAGCATACAACTGCTGCTGCCGTTCATTGCCGGGCAGATCGCCCGACGCTGGATCGGTGCCTGGGTCGGCCGCAACAAGAGCTGGCTGAAGTTCGTCGACCAGGGTTCGATCCTGCTGGTGGTCTACAGCGCCTTCAGTGAGGCGGTAAATGAAGGCATCTGGCACCAGATCCCGCTCAAGGACCTGGCCGGACTGGTGGTGGTCTGCAGCGTGGTACTGGCCCTGGTCCTGCTGGCGTCGACCCTGCTGGGCAAGGCGTTTGGTTTCGACCAGGAAGACCGCATCACCATCCTGTTCTGCGGCTCGAAGAAGAGCCTCGCCACTGGCGTACCGATGGCCCAGGTGCTGTTCGCCGGCAGTACCATCGGCGTGCTGATTCTGCCGCTGATGCTGTTCCATCAGATTCAGCTGATGGTCTGCGCGGTGCTGGCCCAGCGGTACGCCAAGCGTCCGGAGTCGGTCGCGCAACTGATGGGCCAGGTCGATCCCTGA